A portion of the Flavobacterium limnophilum genome contains these proteins:
- a CDS encoding DUF4861 family protein, which produces MKFNFKIVIALLGLLILLSSFAVKTPFTKKVIVENKLQFERKEIVSILLNQHKGLSKISKHNELFVKDQSGKLLVTQLMDNNSDGAPDELLFQAIVPANSKVTYTLFLDSKSDQKNPEINAVKTYARFVPERIDDFAWENDKVAFRTYGPKAQQLTEEGRSGGTLSSGIDIWLKKVNYSIIDSWYAKNAKTAGYYHIDHGEGYDPYHVGMSRGAGGTGIWENDSLYISKNYINYRLIATGPLRTIFELNYAPWSKYGVSETKRISIDLGSNFSKFENRISSSNALPNYTLGITLHKEKGTVKIDKDKGTFRHWEPIDDSFVGEGIVINPKEVKRAIHHHSDVADQSHILVVTAPKKDILVYYVGFAWTKSGQVQSVKDWDIMLENQAQVIENPLVVKVFNK; this is translated from the coding sequence ATGAAATTCAATTTTAAAATAGTAATCGCTTTATTGGGACTTTTAATTTTGCTATCTAGTTTTGCTGTTAAAACCCCTTTCACAAAAAAAGTGATTGTAGAAAATAAGCTTCAGTTTGAAAGGAAAGAAATTGTAAGTATCCTTTTAAATCAACATAAAGGCCTTTCTAAAATTAGTAAACATAATGAGTTATTTGTAAAAGATCAAAGCGGGAAATTATTGGTGACCCAATTAATGGATAATAATTCAGATGGCGCACCCGATGAATTGTTGTTTCAAGCTATTGTTCCTGCCAATTCTAAAGTGACTTATACTCTTTTTTTAGATTCAAAATCTGATCAAAAAAATCCAGAAATAAATGCTGTTAAAACCTATGCTCGATTTGTTCCAGAAAGAATAGATGATTTTGCTTGGGAAAATGACAAAGTAGCTTTCCGTACTTATGGCCCCAAAGCGCAACAATTAACAGAAGAAGGTCGTTCGGGGGGCACATTATCTAGTGGTATTGATATTTGGTTAAAAAAAGTCAATTATTCTATTATTGATTCTTGGTATGCAAAGAATGCTAAAACGGCAGGATATTATCATATCGATCACGGAGAGGGATATGATCCGTATCATGTAGGAATGAGTAGAGGTGCAGGTGGTACAGGAATCTGGGAAAATGATAGTTTGTACATTTCTAAAAACTATATTAATTACAGACTAATTGCAACAGGGCCTCTGCGTACTATTTTTGAATTGAATTACGCCCCTTGGAGTAAATACGGGGTCAGTGAAACCAAACGAATTTCTATTGATTTGGGTTCTAATTTTTCAAAATTTGAAAATAGAATCAGTTCATCAAACGCATTGCCAAACTATACTTTGGGAATTACACTGCATAAAGAAAAAGGAACTGTAAAAATTGACAAGGATAAAGGAACGTTTCGTCATTGGGAGCCTATAGACGACTCCTTTGTTGGTGAAGGTATTGTAATTAATCCAAAAGAGGTTAAAAGGGCAATACATCATCATTCGGATGTGGCAGACCAAAGCCATATTTTAGTAGTCACAGCGCCAAAGAAAGACATTTTAGTATATTATGTTGGTTTTGCTTGGACAAAAAGTGGTCAAGTTCAATCTGTTAAAGATTGGGATATTATGTTAGAAAATCAAGCTCAAGTGATAGAAAATCCATTAGTTGTTAAAGTTTTTAATAAATAA